The proteins below are encoded in one region of Segatella copri:
- a CDS encoding TolC family protein: protein MNASLKNMAVALFIMSAPIAVQAKQWSLQDCISYALANNIQLQKTQLTKASAQEDYLQSKSALLPSLSASTNQSVSYTPWVSNGISGEGFSKASIDKVYYNGSYSVMGSYTIWNGNKNRNQVKLNKLTQEAAQLDSTAQALNLQEQIAQLYVQILYSTEAINVNKESYQSSVQNEERGKEMVKIGKMSQADLAQLTAQRAQDEFNIVQAESNVKNYKRQLKELLQITSEEAFDIAIPSTTDQMALASIPGMNSVYTAALQNRPEFLSYQNKLDQNDLNIKIAKAGKLPTISANAGATTSTTSMNKNGWGSQMKTNFSLSGGIGVSIPLFDNRQTKTSVNKALIQRESILLDIKNEQTKLYSTIENYWLQANTNQSQFKAAKASSESAQTSYDLLSEQFKLGLKNIVELRTGKDNLLKAKQNELQAKYLTILNINMLKFYQNGRI, encoded by the coding sequence ATGAACGCAAGTTTAAAAAACATGGCGGTAGCGCTGTTCATCATGTCGGCCCCTATCGCTGTACAAGCTAAGCAATGGTCACTGCAGGATTGTATCAGTTACGCACTGGCTAACAACATTCAACTGCAGAAGACTCAACTCACAAAAGCTTCAGCTCAGGAGGACTATCTGCAATCAAAGTCAGCACTTCTGCCATCGCTCTCTGCCAGCACCAATCAAAGTGTAAGCTATACGCCTTGGGTTTCTAATGGAATCAGCGGAGAAGGTTTCAGCAAAGCTTCCATCGACAAGGTATATTACAATGGCAGCTATAGCGTGATGGGCAGTTACACGATTTGGAACGGAAACAAAAACAGGAATCAGGTGAAACTGAACAAGCTGACACAGGAAGCGGCACAACTCGATTCGACAGCACAAGCCCTCAACCTGCAAGAACAGATAGCTCAACTTTATGTACAGATACTCTACTCTACAGAGGCTATCAACGTAAACAAAGAAAGTTATCAGTCGAGTGTTCAAAACGAAGAGCGTGGTAAGGAAATGGTAAAAATTGGCAAGATGAGCCAAGCAGACTTAGCACAACTCACAGCACAGAGAGCACAAGATGAGTTTAACATCGTGCAGGCTGAAAGTAACGTTAAAAACTATAAACGACAGCTGAAGGAACTCCTGCAGATTACCAGTGAAGAAGCTTTCGACATCGCTATTCCAAGCACAACAGACCAGATGGCTCTGGCCTCTATCCCAGGAATGAACAGTGTCTATACAGCTGCGCTTCAGAATCGCCCTGAGTTTTTGAGCTATCAAAACAAACTCGACCAGAACGATCTGAACATCAAGATTGCAAAGGCAGGAAAGTTGCCAACCATCAGCGCAAATGCAGGAGCTACGACCAGCACCACATCCATGAACAAAAACGGTTGGGGCAGTCAGATGAAAACCAACTTCAGCCTGAGTGGTGGAATCGGTGTCAGCATTCCTCTCTTTGATAACCGACAGACCAAGACTTCTGTCAACAAAGCACTCATTCAGCGTGAAAGCATCCTGCTCGATATAAAGAATGAGCAAACTAAGCTCTACTCTACTATCGAAAACTATTGGCTGCAGGCTAATACAAACCAAAGCCAGTTTAAGGCTGCCAAGGCGAGCAGCGAAAGTGCACAAACTAGCTACGATCTTTTAAGTGAACAGTTTAAACTGGGATTAAAGAACATCGTAGAATTGAGAACCGGCAAAGATAATCTTCTGAAGGCTAAACAGAACGAACTTCAGGCAAAGTATCTTACCATTCTGAATATCAACATGTTGAAATTCTACCAAAACGGCAGAATCTAA